The Pithys albifrons albifrons isolate INPA30051 chromosome 13, PitAlb_v1, whole genome shotgun sequence genome has a segment encoding these proteins:
- the MINAR1 gene encoding major intrinsically disordered Notch2-binding receptor 1: MDSSQESSLFLVKILEELDTKQNTVSYQDLCKSLCARFDLSQLAKLRSVLFYTACLDPNFPATLFKDKMRCTVNNQQSKKIMVAADIVTIFNLIQMNGGVAKEKLPVARHKVKKKESFESCRSDTEICNMADCVPDCVPNCELNDQEFNRGFPVRRSSKCRKMDCKDCQQFVPSSEPNFLLGVNKDMKGRAASLDRLQALASYSIATSPPCEMQSTYFPMNIENESISDQDSLPISAGIKETFISSDEPFMMQSCVQKRNIFKEDFHNLITISPNLIPSNKTPEDGRREPQNRKESSKQTFFNHSFEMPYSSQYLNPVYSPIPDKRRVKHESLDDLQASTYFGPTTVLGPQDTKKWTGKPTKQTAWPAKSWSLNTEEVPDFERSFFNRKQSEEKPRYQSSSNPSPNFPSVDRHQSYLNVKDQQPIMQANYAMKPNGHKPKEIPSILDVDKHEPVKKFKDKSINCTSVQILSIDRTMSVGTQTEQQVLDHKKCKDLCAAGQAKYGERHSLKQSDDDSEIVSDDISDIFRFLDDMSISGSTGVMQSSCYNSTGSLSQVHKSDCESSPEHNLTKISNGSACNKMDKVVRADISNTDDELKTSVCKLVLRIGEIEKKLESLSGVREEISQVLGKLSKLDQKIQQPEKVSVQIDLNSLTSEAGSDESNSPQIFQCHSTPHGGKLENNPEWCCSDASGSNSESLRVKALKKSLFTRRSSRSLTEENSATESKIASISNSPRDWRAITYTNKVGITEEEMKERDGGENKDWHRKSKEADKQYEIPQPHRLSKQPKDAFLIEQVFSPHPYPASLKSHMKSNPLYTDMRLTELAEVKRAQPSWTIEEYTRNSGDKGKIAALDLQTQESLNPNNLEYWMEDIYTPGYDSLLKRKEAEFRRAKVCKIAALIAAAACTVILVIVVPICTMKS; the protein is encoded by the exons ATGGATTCCAGCCAGGAATCCTCACTCTTCCTGGTGAAGATATTGGAGGAGCTGGACACAAAGCAGAATACTGTTTCTTACCAAGATCTTTGCAAGTCCCTGTGTGCAAGGTTTGACTTATCCCAGTTGGCCAAGCTCAGAAGTGTGTTGTTTTACACTGCTTGCCTGGATCCTAATTTCCCAGCGACTTTGTTCAAAGACAAAATGAGATGCACTGTAAACAATCAGCAATCAAAGAAAATCATGGTTGCAGCAGATATAGTAACAATATTCAACCTCATACAAATGAATGGGGGAGTGGCCAAGGAGAAGCTTCCAGTTGCAAGGCATAAAGTGAAGAAGAAAGAGTCCTTTGAGTCCTGTAGGTCTGACACAGAAATCTGCAATATGGCAGACTGTGTGCCCGACTGTGTGCCCAACTGTGAGCTGAATGACCAGGAGTTTAACCGGGGCTTTCCAGTCAGAAGGtcttcaaaatgcagaaaaatggaCTGCAAAGACTGCCAACAGTTTGTCCCTTCATCAGAACCCAACTTTTTGCTTGGTGTTAATAAGGACATGAAGGGCCGGGCTGCCTCTCTGGACAGGCTGCAGGCACTGGCATCCTACTCCATTGCCACGTCGCCACCATGTGAGATGCAGAGTACATACTTCCCCATGAACATTGAAAATGAATCTATTTCAGACCAGGATTCCTTGCCTATAAGTGCAGGCATAAAAGAAACTTTCATTTCAAGTGACGAGCCTTTCATGATGCAGTCGTGtgtccagaaaagaaatatattcaaAGAAGATTTTCATAATCTGATTACTATATCTCCCAACTTAATACCATCCAACAAAACGCCAGAAGATGGACGCAGAGAGCCTcagaacaggaaagaaagctCTAAGCAGACTTTCTTCAACCACAGCTTTGAAATGCCGTACAGCAGCCAGTACTTGAATCCAGTTTATTCTCCTATACCAGACAAAAGGCGAGTGAAGCATGAAAGTTTAGATGATCTTCAAGCTTCAACGTATTTTGGCCCAACTACTGTTCTTGGACCCCAGGACACTAAAAAGTGGACTGGAAAGCCAACCAAGCAAACTGCCTGGCCAGCTAAAAGCTGGAGTTTAAATACTGAGGAGGTGCCTGACTTTGAACGATCCTTTTTTAATAGGAAACAGTCTGAAGAGAAACCACGATACCAGAGTTCCAGCAACCCATCTCCAAACTTTCCTTCAGTTGACAGACATCAGTCCTACCTAAATGTGAAGGATCAGCAACCAATCATGCAGGCAAACTATGCTATGAAACCAAATGGACATAAACCTAAGGAAATTCCTTCCATTCTAGATGTGGATAAACATGAGCCAGTCAAAAAATTTAAGGATAAAAGCATTAATTGTACTTCTGTCCAGATCTTAAGCATTGACAGGACCATGAGTGTTGGGACACAAACGGAGCAGCAAGTTCTGGACCACAAGAAATGCAAGGACTTGTGTGCAGCAGGCCAAGCCAAGTATGGCGAGCGACACTCTCTTAAACAGTCAGATGATGACTCTGAAATTGTGAGTGATGACATCAGTGACATTTTTCGGTTTTTGGATGACATGAGTATCAGTGGCTCCACAGGAGTGATGCAGTCTTCATGCTACAACAGCACTGGTTCCTTGTCTCAGGTGCATAAATCAGACTGTGAGAGTTCACCTGAGCACAATTTGACTAAGATCTCCAATGGGAGTGCCTGTAACAAAATGGATAAAGTGGTCCGAGCAGACATCAGTAACACAGATGATGAACTGAAAACGAGTGTCTGCAAATTGGTCTTGAGAATTGGGGAAATAGAGAAGAAACTGGAATCTCTCTCAGGTGTCCGAGAAGAAATCTCTCAAGTCCTGGGAAAATTAAGCAAGCTGGATCAAAAAATCCAGCAGCCAGAGAAGGTCAGCGTGCAAATAGATCTCAATTCTTTGACAAGTGAGGCTGGATCAGATGAGAGTAACTCCCCACAGATATTTCAGTGCCACAGTACTCCTCATGGAGGCAAACTGGAGAATAATCCAGAATGGTGTTGTTCAGATGCCAGTGGAAGTAATAGCGAGAGTCTTCGAGtaaaagccttaaaaaaaagtttgtttactAGGAGGTCATCAAGATcattaacagaagaaaacagtgcAACTGAATCCAAAATAGCAAGTATTTCAAACTCTCCGCGAGATTGGAGAGCTATTACTTACACCAACAAAGTTGGCATTACGGAGGAGGAAATGAAAGAGAGAGATGGAGGAGAAAATAAGGATTGGCACAGGAAATCTAAAGAG GCAGACAAGCAATATGAAATTCCACAGCCACATAGACTCTCTAAACAACCAAAAGATGCTTTCTTGATTGAACAAGTCTTTAGTCCTCATCCATACCCTGCATCACTGAAGTCACACATGAAAAGCAACCCACTCTACACAGACATGAGGTTGACAGAGCTGGCTGAAGTGAAACGGGCCCAGCCGTCATGGACAATAGAGGAATACACGAGGAATTCAGGGGATAAAGGCAAGATTGCAGCATTGGATCTACAA